The Onychomys torridus chromosome 9, mOncTor1.1, whole genome shotgun sequence genomic sequence TATTGCTTCTCATCAAATTGTGAAGGCTccccgttcccccccccccccacttttgtTACAAATTCCAGTTCTCATCAGCCTTTTCCTTTGGACTGTATATTTCTGGATGTTGCTAATGTAACTGCGTTCTTTAAGGCTCCAATGGGCTAGGAGTGTAGtaataagtcacttggtcttaCAGGGGATGTGTCTCTCCAGCTGTAGTCAGAGGTCTGTTTTAATATGACTTACAAAGGGTGTTTAGGGCAAGGATCATGGTCTGTCTTTAGAGACAGACTAAAGCCGAATTGGTCTGGGTCTGTGTTATAATCATGCCAAAGTGGGAGCTTGTTCTGATGGACCATGGCAGATCTTGCAAGAGTCAGAGCAGTGGTACAGGGCTGGCAAGAATGATCAAGCAGCCTCCAGCAAATAGATTTTCCTGGCACAGGTTTCTATTTACTGACCGGAAATTGAGCATATTTTAAAGCAAGAAGGAATGTTCAGGACTGTCTAACTTAGTTCTGTAATATTTCAATGGATGGGCTCGAGTCTGAAAGATGTTGCTTTTCTTGAGGGCACACTGGCACTCAGTGACAGAGTTTATGTTGTAATATGTCTGCCATCTCTGGTCATCTCAGGACTCCCTAATAACCTGAATGTCAGGTGGCAGTCACCCAAGGGTGACGGTGGGGGAGGAAAACCCATGGCTTAGTATTTAGGGCAGAAAGTAAGCGAGTCTTCTGAgttattttctttagaaatatttgCAAAACTTCCCCTTAGGCCTTCACACTTAGACTCCTGTGAATGATCTCAGCCCAGCTGTGTATCTTAAGCAAGGTGAACCCAGACTTCCGCCCACTTTCTCACAACCTTGGCTGCTTCTGGACCTCTGCCAAACCACTTGGCCCTCCTCCAGCTTGGCTCATATTATATTTATGATGTTTATATTAAACTGATTTTTGTCATGTTTTTAAATCAATTTCTTTCACTTGCTCTCTTTATGTTTGGATTGGTTGATAATGCCGAATTGGAAAATCCCCAGGCACCACAAAGTTGTGAGCCTGTGGAGACTTTAATTAAAGTTCCTCACTATTATGGGACTTTAAAGTGTGTCCTATCTGCCTTTTCTCACTGCAAAGTTGcacagaaccaaaaaaaaaaaaaaaaaaaaaaaaagatcgtaTATGAGTCTCAGCTCTAAAATAATTCTGCACTCTCTGGGACTGCACTTGGCTAACCTAGTGGTCAGCTTGAACTTAAACCCAGTATATTTTGTTTCTAATAAAATGCAATATAACATATGTTTGtgcataaatgtgtgtatatatgcattgCTGCAAAATACTTTCCCTGCTTTATTTTACAGAACTTTCTAACTTAAAAGAATTGATTCTGTTTATTAATTCcccttcttaaaaaaataacttcagtctatttttttctctgaatctAAATGGCAGCAGCATATTGGAAAAACCATGATGAGAATTCCCAGGGGTCATTGTTCTGTTTGAGGATATTAGGTTCTGTAGGTACATAGAAGTTAATGGTTGGCGATTGAGTGGGATGTAAaagacatgggggtggggagcatgcCACAATCCTAAGCTTAGAGATCCACAGAGTATTGAGAGTGCAGTAAAATGATTCAGAATCAACTTATTATCAATTTTCTTACAATTTCAATAATTTTACTTGCTAATTCTttggttgttttgtattttctggaGATAGGATTTCACTCCACAGTATAGGGTGGCCTGACTTTCATGCCAAATCTATATCCTAAGGCTTCCAGGTAGTGAGCTAAAAGGTATGCGCCACTACAACCTGGCTTAATTGCCTAATTCTTACAAGTTAATCATATTTTCTCTAGTCTTAGTACATAGACAGCTTAGTTGTCCAGGTGAGAATCTGCACTGACAGACCCATAATTAAGCGTTCTCTGTAGGCATATGGTGTTCGGCTTTAAAAATCCACTCTATTAGTTTAAAAAGTTTACATAGCCACGTTTCAAGGACTATGAGAATACCAGGAAATAAGCTAATGGATTGCATGGTGAAGAAAGTACCTTTGCATAGAGAATTCCTTGCTTCACATtctgtaaagtaaataaatcagaTGTATAGCATGGATTTCTAATATTTTGTAAATGAGTGTTGGGCTTAATGATTTACTTAgtcttttattcctttattccCTTGTGTGGTCAGTCCTCTGTTTGCTAGATTTCTAGAGACTACCAGAATGGGTGAAGAAATACCCAGAAGCCACTGTTTAGGAAACAGCCATGTAAACCAGAACCTATATGATGTGTTTATAATGATGGTGGTTACCAGTGATTGAGCTGTATTTACAAGCCTCATTTCCAACAGTCCTGTGGGGTAGACATTGATTATTTAACATAAGGAAACTGGGTTTGATATGGTCAAGCAGCTTGCTCTGTGATATACAATAACTAAAGAGTCGAGTCAGGATTTGGACTGGAGCCTGTCTGAGAACACTTTCTCTGTGCCAGGCTGGTGTGTGTCTATAGCTACTCTAGCAAAGGGGGGTGTTCCTGTGATTTCTTGAATGACAAGACAGTTCCAACAAAGCATCCAACTGATTAAATGTCAGTTATTTTTGCTCCCTTGCTTATAGAGTGGCTGGGGGGACACTCTGGTTCCTAAAAATCCGTTGCTCTGTTCTCTTCCACCAGCACACGTAAAATGATTCACTGCCCTTGACAGTTCTTAGATTGTGGGCTAGACAATTGGTTGCTGCCAAAGGGCCCTGGTGAAGTTAGGATGGGAAATGGgtaagaaagggaaaggagggcctgcagagatggcttaggtgttaagagcactggctgttcttccagaggtcctcagttcaattcccagcaaccacatggtgattcacaaccatctgtaatgaaatgtgGCGCCCTCATCtagcctgcagggatacatgcaggcagaacactgtatacgtaataaataaataaataaataaataaataaataaataaataaatattttttaaaaagggaatggAATAGATCTAAGACCTTGACATGAAGGCAGGGGCTAGGAAGGGTgttaaataaaaatgggttgttgtaaaagggatgggaggagaggggcacTCTGCTGAGCAGTGCGTATGGAGATGGCTATCGGTTTGGGTAGTTTTGTTGTGGGTTTGCTTCAAGCCTTTGGGGAAGCCCACCAACCCATGACAGCCATTTCCCTGACGTGTCACTACTATACTGTAGCCACGGCCTGCAGGACTGACCAtaatggttttttattttttggtctcTATTTTTACTTCCTTCTGACCAGCTCCAGAGCACTAAAAATATCCAAAGGTGGTGGAAGATAAAAGGGAAAGTAGCAAAATGGATAAGAGATTATTTAGAAAGGATTGGgagataagaaaagaaattagagtATCATTCCATTTTAATACTTATAATATGCATAGTTTAAATTTCTGGTCAACATAAGAAATGATAACCTTCATTGTTATCAGTGGGAATGCTATTAGTACTGTATTTGATATACTATCGTTGTTTTAATGATGGGACCATTGCTGCAATGCTAGCAGTATTAATCATGTATTTTGGTTTCTTCGTGTCTAAAGATTTCacatcagagacagaacagcctaTCTTTAACCCCCTGATAATGTAAGGAGAAGTTATATGCGTCATGAACTTTTCTGAAACACTGTGTTACTGTTTGGTTTGGGATATATTCTTTCCAGGAAAGTCAGGTTCAATGAAGCAAGCAACCCTTAAGCCTTccaacctgaaagaagagaagtgACTTTCATTTCCTCACAGTGAAATGTAGTTGCATAAATAAGCTCTCTGCTAGGTATTTTAACCAGAAAATCCAGTTTTAGCATATGGAAACTGGAACAGTTTTTGTTATCGTTAAACTGAACACATTGCtaactttattttaataattcatgCATTGTTTCATAAACAAAGGCAAACAAGCATTCATCTGAGAGATCACTTTTAGGGgaagaaataataatttataattttatttattatttctttagcaGAGAGCAGTCTCTTGGCTGAACACacgttgcttttttatttatgaaacGGTGCATGCATTATTAAAATAAACCTGTGACTGTGTTCTGTTTAATGATATGCAAAATTATTTGAGGTTGGGTACAGTGTGGTTTTATTTCTCTACCTGTTGTATGGTTGGCTGACTTTCCCACCAACTGTGGATTTATGAGAGCATTTAAGGAGCACGTAtttaattctggaaatgaaaagtcCCAGCAgattggaaaaataaaagcaggatTTCTAGTAATGGTTTCACCTCCCAGCAGTCccgagaaaggaggggagagagtgAAGCATTTAGCAAGGAGGGGACCCCGGCAGTCACTTGGCTCCCCTTACTGCCCAGAGCTAATCTCAGGCAGTTCTGTGGAGCTCTGCTTTTAGCTCCAGTTCATGTCTCAGCCCTCCATGGCTCCTTGATTCCTTCCAGACACATAGAGCCTGAGATAATGTTCATGTtctgccccttccttcctccctccctcccactctcccttccttccttccctccctccttccccctccataATCCGAGtagcaaacaagaaaaaataacctCAAATGTATTTGAAGTTGGATTTTTGTTATCCAATAAAGtatcttactatttttttaaaagaagaatatttGTTGTAACACCAGAGAATATATGTTCAGTTCTTTGCATAGATGTTATAAAAATGCTGGaggaattttatttctttttctttataacacACAAATCCTTTTGGTTGGCAGGCCTTTCAGAGGGTACACAAATCAAATGGCCAGTTGCCCAGCCCAAGTCATTTATCTGTGGGTTACATGGAATGAGGAGTCAATGGATCAGTGCATCTGGTCCCTCTTGATTGTACACATTTTGACAATGAATATGTCAGAATGGGAAGGATAAAATACTTGCCTGCCATTCTATGGTGCAGTAGCATATGGATTATGAAGAACAGGACTCATCTCAAAGCTCTGAGGCAAGATGGTCACCAAGTGATTTATGTGAAGGGGTGTGCTCTGGGCACAGATTAGGCAATTCCATGGTAAAATGACTTTGTAGTTCCTCAAGGCTGAGAAGCTTGAGAATCCTACCATTAAAGGACTAATTGTCTTGATCTATAAAATTCAGtatttataactttcttttctgAGATTATCTCAGAGCAACATTGGTACCTGTTATGGATATACACTTGGGGTCCCAGAGAAGGCAAGGACACTCCCCCAGGGTCCATCTTTCATTAATCATGGTTTTTCCTAGGGCTTACCCTGGTGAGTAGCACATTTGGCTTTATAAGGAAAGGACATGTTTCTAGAATGGTATTTTGCTACAAAAATTAAGATACTTGCAAAATGCTTTCTGGGAGAAAAAGATACATGCAATATCaactctccccctttctctccaggatctcaaattttaaaatatgactttatGCAGTTATATTACATCCATTTCCTAGTCTGAAAAACCTACTGATGAAAACATGAGGCAGCTCTCTGGATCTGGCAGTGGGCTCACactgagacagagacaaaggcagCTCTTCTCCGGAGCTGCCATGATTGAACCATGCTGGGGGAAACATTGAGGGTTGGTTTTGGTTCTCAGAATATTAAATTGTTTAAGCATACATTGTCTCTAAGaaagtcttcttttttcttcttttacaggAAGCTGTAGTCATGGTGGTGTGGTGAATATCAGCGCTCCCTCCGTGGTTCAGCTCAACTGGCGAGGGTTTAATTTTAAGTATGGTGCCTGGGGTCGAGATTACTCTCCTCAGCAGCCAGAGAGAACCCTGTACTGGGTGGCACCTCTGAATTCAGAGGGGAGGTATCTAGAATATTACAGACTTTATAACTCACTGGATAACCTGTTAATCTATTCTCATGCTGGAGAGTATCGAGTTCTCTATGGCCAAGGGGGTGGTACAGTAGCGTATAACAACAACCTGTATGTGAACTGGTACAATGGGAGGAACATTGCCAAAATTAACCTGATGACCAACAGAGTTACTGTGAATCAACCTCTCCCTATGGCTGCCTATAATAACCGCTTCTCGTACGCCAATGTGAATTGGCAAGACATTGACTTAGCTGTGGATGAGCAAGCACTGTGGGTGATTTATGCAACTGAGGACAGCACTGGTAACATAGTGATCAGTAAACTCAACGATACCTCTCTTGAGGTGCTAAGCACATGGGTTACCAAGCAGTACAAACCATCTGTTTCTAGTGCCTTCATGGTATGTGGAGTTCTTTATGCTACCCGCACTTTGAACACCAAAACGGAAGAGATATTTTACTACTACGATACAAACACAGGGAGGGAAGGCAATCTAGCCATCCCAATGAGAAAGATGCAGGAAAGAATTCAGAGCATTAATTATCATCCCTTTGACCAGAAACTTTATGTCTACAATGATGGTTATCTTCTAAATTATGATCTTGTCTTCTTACAGGAGCCCAGGCAATCTGTCTAGGGGTTAGggtgaaggagaaataaaagttGGTTGAAAGCAGCCTTCTCCACATACTTAGACATCTGCAGGTAAATCCAGGAGTGTTTCTTTAATAGTGATGTGTGGTAGAGATACAGTTCTATCACAGTAGAGATGTAGTATATTTCTCTCAGTTTGATTTCTCTTGGGAACTATCATCCCCTTTGGATGAATTTAACAATGGAAATAAGTTCCTTCCACATGAAGTTCTCAGAGGTTAGGGGTACTATGAGTCTACTGAAGTTTCTGGTGAGGTGAAGTCTGGAAATTAAGGAACTTAAGGGGAATTCATTATGAACTCTGGGGATTCTTTCTCTAGGAAATTCTCATAGTGATCAGTCATTCACCATGTAGCTCATGGACTTGTCCGTGGGGGAAAGGAAATTGGGGCTTAATTAGGTAGATTAGCATCAGAAGGTGAATGAGAGACCAACTGCCTATCTTTGTTTTTCTCACTAGctcctggaacctgctttgtgCCTCCTAGATAGATAAATTTGGCATTTTAAATGATGTCTGTTAGGCATTTTGAGTTTTCTGGAGAACGAACCTTTTGTACATTAAGTTATACACTGAAAATCAGTCCTGGAGGGGTTTTCAAATTATAtacttggctttttctttctctcattcttcagTTACATGACTCAGTAGAACTGTTCACCTCATAATTCAGTTTCTAAGGCAGCCATAATATTAGAAGTGGACTTAGCAACCAGTTGCCTTCCTCGACTGCTGCTtatatgtttaagaaaaaaaaaaaactaattagtTTTCTATGGGACAGATAAGATAAAATTTACTTTTGTCTTATCATACAATTTTGGTTTCCATAGCTCCATGACTAAAAGAAGTCAGTTGACAGTGGCAAAATGGTAGCATTTCCGATGAGATGACAAAGATCTTAGAGTGAGTGGTACTGGTTGTTTCATGTAATTTCTATCTTTAAGCCTGGAATttgtaagaaaatgaaatgtttttttttttttttttttctagaaagcaaTATAGAAAAGCTCATTGAGGTATCTGGTTATTTAGTGTAGTGGTGGAGAGCCTAGTAGGTGCAGATGTTCCAGTTATTTCAGATGGCTCCATCATAAGGTCTTGGCTGTTTTCCATTGATGTTCAAATCCTGATTTTTAAATGCTGTActcctattttttaaataaatgattaaagtGTGCATTGAACCaaagacttttgttttatttactgtttttaattttaaaaagacagacaaacaccCAACTTAATGTGGTGACCATATCCTATTATGAGGTCTGAACAATGTATACCTCCCAAATATTGGTGTACATGCTAAGAAAGTATCAATAACTTTTAGAAGAGCCAAAAGTAGATGGGTCTTTATTGTCAATTTCCCTTTGAAacccattctttctggcagttcTTATCCAAGTCCACCTCATTATCTTCAGGGATATGACTTTAtggatttattaatttgaatAACTGACCAGTTACTTTCAATGCTAGTATATGTTTGTGTGGCTTATGTTCCTTTGACAATTGTGCTATTAACATTGGGTCTAAAAATCTCCAGATCCTTCTCAAATAGTAGGTGTTGGATAGAAAACAAAGGGATAAGACACTTCAttagaaagagaaacatttaCCAAAGAGGTGTGTGAGAACATGTAACCCAAGTAGAAAGACAGAAACTAGGCTATTTATTCTTACCAAATTCTCATTTTAAATACATGCCAAGCTATTTTAACCAACTAGACGCTATACTATTTGGTATTTTTAGCAAGATTTTCCTCCCATATCTGTTCAGGGCTCAGCATAGAGACAGGTATGGCCTTCAAATTGCAACAGGATATGAAGATAAAGACGTACATGCCATCTGAAATACAGGTTAAAAACAGTGACATTATATTTAATCTGGCTTAAGGCAATTTTCCAGATGAATGTTTCTATTAAGTACACAGAATGACCTCTGAAAATTCTGGAAAGGAGGCAGGGAGCCAAGGTAACCCTAGCAATCagcttctcattcaaactgccacagaagTGTTTGCCTGAAAATTCCCTTCAAACCCTCCTTCCTGCTGGCTATGGTGTGTCAGCTTGCAATGGCTGCCTGCAGAGAATCTCCCCACAGGGAAGCTTGAATGATGGAGGGGTTTGGACTTGGATTTATGCAGTGCAGTTATACAATAGAAGTTTTTAGCCCACAATTTATCAACTCTTGTCTGCTTgaatcacgtgtgtgtgtgtgtgtgtgtgtgtgtgtgtgtgtgtgtgtgtgtgcatgacctttgaaatttttattttagatgtccttgtgtgtgtaggtgcttaCACGTATGTAGatgggcatgcatgcacatgtggaaggCCAGAGGTCCTTGGGTATTGTTGATCAGGAGCTGTTCactttgttatttgagacagggtctcccactgggaCTGTGGCTTGCTGGTCAGTGGGCcctagagatcttcctgtctccacctctccagttctggggttgcaagtgtgccccaccacacctacctttttacatggatgctaggaatcaaactgaggtcctcatgcttgcatgccaAGCACTTATTGATTAAGATGTCACTTCAGCTTCCTGTGTGCATACATACTTAAATAAGGGTTACTGATGTATAATTTATAGGTGTAAAATGTGCCTGGTTTTGATGTATAATTCAATGAATTTTGACAAATGGATAGTAATGTGATGTCTACCataatgaggaaagaaaacatttctttcataCCTTAAAGGGTTTCAAACCCTTTTACAGTCAACTCCTATTCCACATTTCAGTGACCACACCACTAATTGATGTGTTGTACCTGCacagtagttttattttttcccagaaTGTCATCAAGACGGAAGAACATACAGAGCAGCCTTTTGAGTCTGGCTTCTTCAGTCTTCCTTTTGAGGATAACGAGTGGGTTTGAATTTCCCTAGGGCTTTACCAGAGCTCTCAAgacttctttcattttctgttatttttcttggGGCTGCATAGGGGCCTGTGGGGTCCCTGAGCATACCCTAGTGGCTTGGAGCACCTGTGAAGAAGAGGGGTTCTAGCTCTCAGCAGTACCCCCAAAGCATGAAAGTTCCCTTGCTCCCAGTTCTGAAGAGGCTTTTTCTCAACTCTCTCCCCTGTGCCTTGAGCATCTCTTACTCAAGTGAGATTTGATGCTAATTCGTGTCATACCAGGTGTCTCTGAGGGCAGAGTCATACAAAGCTGGTTTGATTCTTCTTCTGAGTATTAACAGTATGGCTGTAGGCAGGTGCCTTTGACTTTCCTGTGACTCAATGTCATTTTCTATATGATCATTCTGTATGACCACCCAGATCAGAGTCCTTTTGGGTGAATTAAATGATGCTAAGCATATAAACTCTCCGGTACATGCTCTGCCCTTCACAAACAATTACTTCTATTTCTTACTTTAGATTTTAGCTTGAGAGTAGTCATTGTGTTGACAAAGTAAAAAGATAACCAAGACTGGAGGTTACATTTCTATCGATG encodes the following:
- the Olfm4 gene encoding olfactomedin-4, with protein sequence MSYSLAFLLVLFLCLGSASRTSETLTSASSPELATMSYVTTPGVTSWAESGTVSQSFSNFTGSVDSHGTCQCSVSLPDTTFPADRVEHLEFTAHILSQKFEKEFSKVKEYVQLISVYEKKLLNLTVRVEVMEKDSISYTELDFELIKLEVKEMHKLVIQLKENFVGSTEIIDKLEVEIRNMTLLVEKLETLDQNNVLSIRRQILALKTKLKECEASKSELVPATPPPPAPGSCSHGGVVNISAPSVVQLNWRGFNFKYGAWGRDYSPQQPERTLYWVAPLNSEGRYLEYYRLYNSLDNLLIYSHAGEYRVLYGQGGGTVAYNNNLYVNWYNGRNIAKINLMTNRVTVNQPLPMAAYNNRFSYANVNWQDIDLAVDEQALWVIYATEDSTGNIVISKLNDTSLEVLSTWVTKQYKPSVSSAFMVCGVLYATRTLNTKTEEIFYYYDTNTGREGNLAIPMRKMQERIQSINYHPFDQKLYVYNDGYLLNYDLVFLQEPRQSV